In Sphingomonas psychrotolerans, the following proteins share a genomic window:
- a CDS encoding fimbria/pilus periplasmic chaperone, translating to MFSSFQRTAVRSAIVATALVAGAATVYAMRVSPMIVEMTTTGSDSVARVEVQNLNAGKLPFETRITRLSFDENGVPSETAADADFIVFPPQGMLPQGARQVIRLQWVGGADIPTSQAYYLSVNQLPIPVDPGAGAQAAQVQVVYHMKALVVVAPPNAQPNVSATSVKPIDYQPPAAKQGDPLPPTVPGLEVRMKNIGRRHAMMSALKWVIEGKDTAGKSLRVLISEEDLNRGIGSGYVPGGGGTRVFRFAVVKAFGPGPINVKFVK from the coding sequence GTGTTCAGCAGTTTCCAGCGGACAGCCGTCCGTTCGGCCATAGTTGCGACCGCGCTCGTCGCCGGTGCCGCTACGGTCTATGCGATGCGCGTTTCGCCGATGATCGTCGAGATGACCACCACGGGAAGCGATTCGGTCGCGCGCGTGGAAGTGCAAAATCTCAACGCCGGCAAGTTGCCGTTCGAGACGCGGATCACGCGCCTGAGCTTCGACGAGAACGGCGTGCCCAGCGAAACGGCTGCCGATGCCGATTTCATCGTCTTCCCGCCGCAAGGCATGCTGCCGCAGGGCGCGCGCCAGGTGATCCGCCTGCAATGGGTGGGCGGCGCGGACATCCCGACCTCGCAAGCCTATTACCTCTCGGTCAATCAGCTACCAATCCCGGTCGATCCGGGTGCGGGGGCACAGGCCGCGCAGGTGCAGGTCGTCTATCACATGAAGGCGCTCGTCGTGGTGGCTCCGCCGAACGCGCAGCCCAATGTCAGCGCGACCTCGGTCAAGCCGATCGACTATCAGCCGCCTGCCGCGAAGCAGGGCGACCCGCTGCCGCCGACGGTGCCGGGTCTCGAAGTCAGGATGAAGAACATCGGCCGTCGCCATGCGATGATGTCGGCGCTGAAATGGGTGATCGAGGGCAAGGACACCGCCGGCAAGTCGTTGCGGGTCCTGATCTCCGAAGAGGATCTCAATCGTGGCATCGGCAGCGGTTACGTTCCCGGCGGCGGCGGCACGCGCGTGTTCCGCTTCGCAGTGGTCAAGGCATTCGGACCCGGTCCTATCAACGTCAAGTTCGTGAAATGA